A single region of the Nomia melanderi isolate GNS246 chromosome 12, iyNomMela1, whole genome shotgun sequence genome encodes:
- the LOC116428424 gene encoding acyl-CoA:lysophosphatidylglycerol acyltransferase 1 isoform X4, which translates to MTLLFPVKVYQPQVYWRIEGLFFHWLLAMVSMWTWSAGYDIIEQGDDIQKIISERTLVIANHQSTGDVPILMTTFNAKPNVLPNLMWIMDRVFKFTNFGIVSILHHDFFIVSGRKKREESLKQLEKHLKESYIPLNREWMVLFPEGGFLCKRRETSQKYAKKNNLPILENVTLPRFGALWTIFDTLGPSQNNNRSNQQLDNRASMTVAKPEINWVLDITIAYPQGKPIDLPTIITGSRPPCETVLFYRVFPSSVVPREPELLSKWLYDRWVEKEALLDNFYKYGTFVGTQASPNEGSKIQQDPLRFLVLHLFFITSSYIHYNLFTYMLSCFW; encoded by the exons ATGACACTATTGTTCCCTGTCAAAGTCTATCAGCCTCAAGTATACTGGCGGATCGAAGGGCTATTTTTTCATTGGCTATTAGCAATGGTATCCATGTGGACTTGGTCTGCAGGCTACGACa TAATAGAACAAGGTGATgatatacaaaaaattattagcGAAAGGACGTTAGTAATAGCGAATCATCAAAGTACCGGTGATGTTCCTATACTAATGACAACATTTAATGCGAAACCAAATGTATTACCTAATCTGATGTGGATTATGGACAgagtttttaaatttacaaacttTGGAATAGTTTCTATTTTACATCATGACTTCTTTATAGTGTCT GGTCGtaagaagagagaagaaagcTTAAAGCAATTAGAGAAACACTTGAAGGAATCGTACATTCCACTTAATAGAGAATGGATGGTTCTGTTTCCAGAGGGCGGTTTTTTATGCAAAAGGAGGGAGACCTCGCAAAAATATGCTAAGAAAAATAATCTTCCTATTCTGGAAAATGTAACTCTGCCACGTTTTGGAGCATTGTGGACTATATTTGATACACTTGGTCCATCACAGAATAATAATAGATCAAATCAACAATTAGATAATAGAgcaa GTATGACAGTAGCAAAACCTGAAATCAATTGGGTTCTTGATATAACAATAGCATATCCTCAAGGTAAACCGATCGATTTACCTACAATTATAACTGGTTCTAGACCACCGTGTGAAACagtactgttttatagagtctttCCTAGTTCAGTG GTTCCTCGGGAACCAGAATTATTATCGAAATGGTTGTATGATAGGTGGGTTGAAAAAGAAGCACTTTTGGATAACTTTTATAAGTATGGAACATTTGTTGGTACACAAGCATCACCCAATGAAGGTTCCAAGATCCAACAGGATCCATTAAGATTCCTAGtccttcatttattttttataacatcTAGTTATATTCATTACAATTTGTTTACATATATGCTCTCTTGCTTCTGGTAA
- the LOC116428424 gene encoding acyl-CoA:lysophosphatidylglycerol acyltransferase 1 isoform X3, translating into MVISKVLTFIKCIARIGFVILNNVYCIPTYVVWMTLLFPVKVYQPQVYWRIEGLFFHWLLAMVSMWTWSAGYDIIEQGDDIQKIISERTLVIANHQSTGDVPILMTTFNAKPNVLPNLMWIMDRVFKFTNFGIVSILHHDFFIVSGRKKREESLKQLEKHLKESYIPLNREWMVLFPEGGFLCKRRETSQKYAKKNNLPILENVTLPRFGALWTIFDTLGPSQNNNRSNQQLDNRASMTVAKPEINWVLDITIAYPQGKPIDLPTIITGSRPPCETVLFYRVFPSSVVPREPELLSKWLYDRWVEKEALLDNFYKYGTFVGTQASPNEGSKIQQDPLRFLVLHLFFITSSYIHYNLFTYMLSCFW; encoded by the exons AT GGTAATCAGTAAAGTATTgacttttataaaatgtattgcTCGAATTGGCTTTGTGATATTAAACAATGTTTACTGTATACCAACATATGTAGTATGGATGACACTATTGTTCCCTGTCAAAGTCTATCAGCCTCAAGTATACTGGCGGATCGAAGGGCTATTTTTTCATTGGCTATTAGCAATGGTATCCATGTGGACTTGGTCTGCAGGCTACGACa TAATAGAACAAGGTGATgatatacaaaaaattattagcGAAAGGACGTTAGTAATAGCGAATCATCAAAGTACCGGTGATGTTCCTATACTAATGACAACATTTAATGCGAAACCAAATGTATTACCTAATCTGATGTGGATTATGGACAgagtttttaaatttacaaacttTGGAATAGTTTCTATTTTACATCATGACTTCTTTATAGTGTCT GGTCGtaagaagagagaagaaagcTTAAAGCAATTAGAGAAACACTTGAAGGAATCGTACATTCCACTTAATAGAGAATGGATGGTTCTGTTTCCAGAGGGCGGTTTTTTATGCAAAAGGAGGGAGACCTCGCAAAAATATGCTAAGAAAAATAATCTTCCTATTCTGGAAAATGTAACTCTGCCACGTTTTGGAGCATTGTGGACTATATTTGATACACTTGGTCCATCACAGAATAATAATAGATCAAATCAACAATTAGATAATAGAgcaa GTATGACAGTAGCAAAACCTGAAATCAATTGGGTTCTTGATATAACAATAGCATATCCTCAAGGTAAACCGATCGATTTACCTACAATTATAACTGGTTCTAGACCACCGTGTGAAACagtactgttttatagagtctttCCTAGTTCAGTG GTTCCTCGGGAACCAGAATTATTATCGAAATGGTTGTATGATAGGTGGGTTGAAAAAGAAGCACTTTTGGATAACTTTTATAAGTATGGAACATTTGTTGGTACACAAGCATCACCCAATGAAGGTTCCAAGATCCAACAGGATCCATTAAGATTCCTAGtccttcatttattttttataacatcTAGTTATATTCATTACAATTTGTTTACATATATGCTCTCTTGCTTCTGGTAA
- the LOC116428422 gene encoding fumarate hydratase, mitochondrial isoform X1, whose protein sequence is MTLNLLRCSFVSRGLREFGESSGFLTLRLSLSTSAISKSSKDGGKEYRVERDTFGELRVPSDKYYGAQTMRSVMNFPIGDTFERMPYGVIVAMGILKKAAAEVNKEFGMDKKIADAISKAADDVICGKLYNDHFPLVIWQTGSGTQTNMNTNEVISNRAIEILGGQLGSKNPVHPNDHVNKSQSSNDTFPTAMHIAVALEINKVLLPGMQCLCEALQAKAQAWKDIIKIGRTHTQDAVPLTLGQEFSGYAMQMNNGIARVKSTLPRLYELALGGTAVGTGLNTPKGFAEKAAAKIAELTCLPFVSAPNKFEALAAHDAMVEVSGALNTVAVSLMKIANDIRFLGSGPRCGLGELSLPENEPGSSIMPGKVNPTQCEALTMVCCQVMGNHVATTVAGSNGHFELNVFKPVIVANTLRSARLLGDACATFTKNCVAGIKPNNDKINKLLNESLMLVTALNPHIGYDKAAAIAKQAHKENLTLKESALKNGVTEEQFNNWVKPENMIGPK, encoded by the exons atgacgttgaattTGTTAAGATGTTCCTTCGTTAGTCGTGGACTAAGGGAATTCGGGGAATCATCGGGATTTTTAACATTAAGGCTGTCACTAAGCACATCGGCGATTTCCAAAAGCAGTAAG GATGGAGGTAAAGAATATCGTGTTGAGAGAGATACTTTTGGTGAGTTGAGGGTACCCAGTGACAAATATTATGGAGCACAAACTATGCGATCAGTAATGAATTTTCCCATTGGTGATACATTTGAACGCATGCCT TATGGTGTCATTGTGGCAATGGGTATATTGAAAAAAGCAGCAGCAGAAGTAAATAAGGAATTTGGAATGGATAAGAAGATAGCAGATGCTATTAGCAAAGCTGCTGATGATGTTATTTGTGGTAAACTCTATAATGATCATTTTCCATTGGTGATTTGGCAAACAGGTTCTGGTACGCAAACTAATATGAATACCAATGAG gtAATTTCGAATCGTGCAATTGAAATACTAGGTGGTCAACTTGGATCGAAAAATCCTGTTCATCCGAATGATCATGTAAATAAATCTCAAAGTAGCAATGACACCTTTCCAACTGCAATGCATATAGCAGTTGCTTTGGAAATTAATAAGGTGCTTCTTCCTGGAATGCAGTGTTTGTGCGAAGCTTTACAGGCAAAAGCACAAGCATggaaagatattataaaaattggtagGACTCATACTCAGGATGCTGTGCCATTAACATTAGGTCAAGAATTTTCAG GATATGCAATGCAGATGAATAATGGTATTGCAAGGGTAAAAAGTACTCTTCCCAGATTGTATGAATTAGCGCTTGGTGGTACTGCAGTAGGTACTGGACTGAACACACCAAAGGGTTTTGCAGAAAAAGCAGCAGCAAAAATTGCAGAACTTACGTGTTTACCATTTGTGAGTGCTCCAAATAAATTTGAAGCTTTGGCAGCACATGATGCTATGGTAGAAGTGTCTGGTGCGCTTAATACCGTTGCAGTATCGCTTATGAAG ATAGCCAATGATATTCGATTCTTGGGAAGTGGACCACGTTGTGGTTTAGGGGAGTTATCTCTTCCTGAAAATGAACCAGGAAGTTCAATTATGCCTGGTAAAGTAAATCCGACACAGTGCGAAGCATTGACAATGGTTTGTTGTCAAGTAATGGGAAATCATGTTGCAACAACGGTTGCTGGAAGTAACGGTCACTTTGAGCTTAATGTATTTAAACCAGTCATAGTTGCAAATACACTGAGGTCTGCAAGGCTTCTGGGTGATGCGTGCGCTACGTTTACAAAGAATTGTGTTGCGGGCATCAAACCAAATAATGACAAGATTAATAAACTTCTTAATGAAAGTTTAATGCTTGTCACAGCATTAAATCCGCACATTGGTTATGATAAA GCTGCTGCAATTGCAAAGCAAGCTCACAAAGAGAATCTGACACTAAAGGAATCAGCATTGAAAAATGGTGTGACTGAAGAACAATTTAACAACTGGGTTAAACCCGAAAATATGATTGgtccaaaataa
- the LOC116428424 gene encoding acyl-CoA:lysophosphatidylglycerol acyltransferase 1 isoform X1: protein MTDSSSSSTFARVISKVLTFIKCIARIGFVILNNVYCIPTYVVWMTLLFPVKVYQPQVYWRIEGLFFHWLLAMVSMWTWSAGYDIIEQGDDIQKIISERTLVIANHQSTGDVPILMTTFNAKPNVLPNLMWIMDRVFKFTNFGIVSILHHDFFIVSGRKKREESLKQLEKHLKESYIPLNREWMVLFPEGGFLCKRRETSQKYAKKNNLPILENVTLPRFGALWTIFDTLGPSQNNNRSNQQLDNRASMTVAKPEINWVLDITIAYPQGKPIDLPTIITGSRPPCETVLFYRVFPSSVVPREPELLSKWLYDRWVEKEALLDNFYKYGTFVGTQASPNEGSKIQQDPLRFLVLHLFFITSSYIHYNLFTYMLSCFW from the exons ATGACTgattcttcctcctcttctacTTTCGCAAG GGTAATCAGTAAAGTATTgacttttataaaatgtattgcTCGAATTGGCTTTGTGATATTAAACAATGTTTACTGTATACCAACATATGTAGTATGGATGACACTATTGTTCCCTGTCAAAGTCTATCAGCCTCAAGTATACTGGCGGATCGAAGGGCTATTTTTTCATTGGCTATTAGCAATGGTATCCATGTGGACTTGGTCTGCAGGCTACGACa TAATAGAACAAGGTGATgatatacaaaaaattattagcGAAAGGACGTTAGTAATAGCGAATCATCAAAGTACCGGTGATGTTCCTATACTAATGACAACATTTAATGCGAAACCAAATGTATTACCTAATCTGATGTGGATTATGGACAgagtttttaaatttacaaacttTGGAATAGTTTCTATTTTACATCATGACTTCTTTATAGTGTCT GGTCGtaagaagagagaagaaagcTTAAAGCAATTAGAGAAACACTTGAAGGAATCGTACATTCCACTTAATAGAGAATGGATGGTTCTGTTTCCAGAGGGCGGTTTTTTATGCAAAAGGAGGGAGACCTCGCAAAAATATGCTAAGAAAAATAATCTTCCTATTCTGGAAAATGTAACTCTGCCACGTTTTGGAGCATTGTGGACTATATTTGATACACTTGGTCCATCACAGAATAATAATAGATCAAATCAACAATTAGATAATAGAgcaa GTATGACAGTAGCAAAACCTGAAATCAATTGGGTTCTTGATATAACAATAGCATATCCTCAAGGTAAACCGATCGATTTACCTACAATTATAACTGGTTCTAGACCACCGTGTGAAACagtactgttttatagagtctttCCTAGTTCAGTG GTTCCTCGGGAACCAGAATTATTATCGAAATGGTTGTATGATAGGTGGGTTGAAAAAGAAGCACTTTTGGATAACTTTTATAAGTATGGAACATTTGTTGGTACACAAGCATCACCCAATGAAGGTTCCAAGATCCAACAGGATCCATTAAGATTCCTAGtccttcatttattttttataacatcTAGTTATATTCATTACAATTTGTTTACATATATGCTCTCTTGCTTCTGGTAA
- the LOC116428422 gene encoding fumarate hydratase, mitochondrial isoform X2: MDGGKEYRVERDTFGELRVPSDKYYGAQTMRSVMNFPIGDTFERMPYGVIVAMGILKKAAAEVNKEFGMDKKIADAISKAADDVICGKLYNDHFPLVIWQTGSGTQTNMNTNEVISNRAIEILGGQLGSKNPVHPNDHVNKSQSSNDTFPTAMHIAVALEINKVLLPGMQCLCEALQAKAQAWKDIIKIGRTHTQDAVPLTLGQEFSGYAMQMNNGIARVKSTLPRLYELALGGTAVGTGLNTPKGFAEKAAAKIAELTCLPFVSAPNKFEALAAHDAMVEVSGALNTVAVSLMKIANDIRFLGSGPRCGLGELSLPENEPGSSIMPGKVNPTQCEALTMVCCQVMGNHVATTVAGSNGHFELNVFKPVIVANTLRSARLLGDACATFTKNCVAGIKPNNDKINKLLNESLMLVTALNPHIGYDKAAAIAKQAHKENLTLKESALKNGVTEEQFNNWVKPENMIGPK, translated from the exons atg GATGGAGGTAAAGAATATCGTGTTGAGAGAGATACTTTTGGTGAGTTGAGGGTACCCAGTGACAAATATTATGGAGCACAAACTATGCGATCAGTAATGAATTTTCCCATTGGTGATACATTTGAACGCATGCCT TATGGTGTCATTGTGGCAATGGGTATATTGAAAAAAGCAGCAGCAGAAGTAAATAAGGAATTTGGAATGGATAAGAAGATAGCAGATGCTATTAGCAAAGCTGCTGATGATGTTATTTGTGGTAAACTCTATAATGATCATTTTCCATTGGTGATTTGGCAAACAGGTTCTGGTACGCAAACTAATATGAATACCAATGAG gtAATTTCGAATCGTGCAATTGAAATACTAGGTGGTCAACTTGGATCGAAAAATCCTGTTCATCCGAATGATCATGTAAATAAATCTCAAAGTAGCAATGACACCTTTCCAACTGCAATGCATATAGCAGTTGCTTTGGAAATTAATAAGGTGCTTCTTCCTGGAATGCAGTGTTTGTGCGAAGCTTTACAGGCAAAAGCACAAGCATggaaagatattataaaaattggtagGACTCATACTCAGGATGCTGTGCCATTAACATTAGGTCAAGAATTTTCAG GATATGCAATGCAGATGAATAATGGTATTGCAAGGGTAAAAAGTACTCTTCCCAGATTGTATGAATTAGCGCTTGGTGGTACTGCAGTAGGTACTGGACTGAACACACCAAAGGGTTTTGCAGAAAAAGCAGCAGCAAAAATTGCAGAACTTACGTGTTTACCATTTGTGAGTGCTCCAAATAAATTTGAAGCTTTGGCAGCACATGATGCTATGGTAGAAGTGTCTGGTGCGCTTAATACCGTTGCAGTATCGCTTATGAAG ATAGCCAATGATATTCGATTCTTGGGAAGTGGACCACGTTGTGGTTTAGGGGAGTTATCTCTTCCTGAAAATGAACCAGGAAGTTCAATTATGCCTGGTAAAGTAAATCCGACACAGTGCGAAGCATTGACAATGGTTTGTTGTCAAGTAATGGGAAATCATGTTGCAACAACGGTTGCTGGAAGTAACGGTCACTTTGAGCTTAATGTATTTAAACCAGTCATAGTTGCAAATACACTGAGGTCTGCAAGGCTTCTGGGTGATGCGTGCGCTACGTTTACAAAGAATTGTGTTGCGGGCATCAAACCAAATAATGACAAGATTAATAAACTTCTTAATGAAAGTTTAATGCTTGTCACAGCATTAAATCCGCACATTGGTTATGATAAA GCTGCTGCAATTGCAAAGCAAGCTCACAAAGAGAATCTGACACTAAAGGAATCAGCATTGAAAAATGGTGTGACTGAAGAACAATTTAACAACTGGGTTAAACCCGAAAATATGATTGgtccaaaataa
- the arg gene encoding arginase yields the protein MLTGIRSVALKFGARYYGKIGIIGVPFEKGQRKKGVADGPQVIRAAGLLQELESLGLDVKDYGNVSYETKDVRDGVSNMSHLGDVAGCTNCLSEQVQKILNDGRRVLTIGGDHSVGIGTIDGHVKVKKDVGVIWVDAHADLNTNKTSESGNVHGMPVALLTSELSDYWPHLPGMDWQQPMLSIRNVAYIGLRSVDRYERLVIEKFGITAFGMEDVERYGIHDIVNMAVEKIDPSDSKSLHVSFDIDSLDPLEAPSTGTSVRGGLSLREAVHLMEELYRTHRLNAVDLVEVNPQIGSQRDIKLTVEAALHIIQAGFGYTRRGLKVPEGITDMPLQTFR from the exons ATGTTAACTGGAATACGAAGTGTTGCTTTAAAGTTTGGAGCTCGTTATTATGGCAAAATTGGAATAATTGGTGTACCATTCGAGAAAGGACAG CGTAAAAAGGGTGTAGCAGATGGTCCACAGGTGATCAGGGCAGCTGGTCTACTGCAAGAATTAGAATCTTTAG GTCTAGACGTAAAAGATTACGGTAACGTTTCATACGAAACGAAAGATGTACGTGATGGTGTGAGTAATATGTCACACTTAGGGGATGTTGCTGGTTGTACTAATTGTTTATCTGAACAAGTGCAAAAGATTTTAAATGATGGTCGCCGAGTATTAACAATTGGGGGTGATCACAGTGTTGGCATTGGGACTATAGATGGCCATGTCAAG GTGAAGAAGGATGTAGGTGTAATATGGGTTGATGCACACGCCGATCTTAACACCAATAAAACCAGTGAAAGTGGAAATGTTCATGGAATGCCTGTTGCATTATTAACTTCTGAATTATCTGATTATTGGCCACATCTTCCAGGCATGGACTGGCAACAaccaat GCTATCAATAAGGAATGTAGCTTATATTGGATTAAGGTCGGTAGATCGTTATGAAAGATTAGTCATTGAAAAATTTGGTATTACTGCTTTTGGTATGGAAGATGTTGAACGATATG GAATTCATGACATTGTAAATATGGCAGTAGAGAAAATAGATCCTAGTGACTCAAAGTCACTGCATGTTAGTTTTGACATTGATTCTCTTGATCCTTTGGAAGCACCAAGTACAGGAACATCTG TACGTGGCGGATTATCTCTTAGGGAAGCTGTTCATCTAATGGAAGAATTGTATAGAACTCACAGATTAAATGCTGTCGATCTTGTAGAAGTGAACCCTCAAATTGGTAGTCAACGTGACATTAAATTAACTGTTGAAGCTGCTCTACACATTATACAAGCTGGTTTTGGTTACACAAGAAGAGGACTTAAAGTTCCAGAAGGAATTACTGATATGCCTTTACAAACGtttagataa
- the LOC116428422 gene encoding fumarate hydratase, mitochondrial isoform X3: MDGGKEYRVERDTFGELRVPSDKYYGAQTMRSVMNFPIGDTFERMPYGVIVAMGILKKAAAEVNKEFGMDKKIADAISKAADDVICGKLYNDHFPLVIWQTGSGTQTNMNTNEVISNRAIEILGGQLGSKNPVHPNDHVNKSQSSNDTFPTAMHIAVALEINKVLLPGMQCLCEALQAKAQAWKDIIKIGRTHTQDAVPLTLGQEFSGYAMQMNNGIARVKSTLPRLYELALGGTAVGTGLNTPKGFAEKAAAKIAELTCLPFVSAPNKFEALAAHDAMVEVSGALNTVAVSLMKIANDIRFLGSGPRCGLGELSLPENEPGSSIMPGKVNPTQCEALTMVCCQVMGNHVATTVAGSNGHFELNVFKPVIVANTLRSARLLGDACATFTKNCVAGIKPNNDKINKLLNESLMLVTALNPHIGYDKAAAIAKQAHKENLTLKESALKNGVTEEQFNNWVKPENMIGPK; this comes from the exons ATG GATGGAGGTAAAGAATATCGTGTTGAGAGAGATACTTTTGGTGAGTTGAGGGTACCCAGTGACAAATATTATGGAGCACAAACTATGCGATCAGTAATGAATTTTCCCATTGGTGATACATTTGAACGCATGCCT TATGGTGTCATTGTGGCAATGGGTATATTGAAAAAAGCAGCAGCAGAAGTAAATAAGGAATTTGGAATGGATAAGAAGATAGCAGATGCTATTAGCAAAGCTGCTGATGATGTTATTTGTGGTAAACTCTATAATGATCATTTTCCATTGGTGATTTGGCAAACAGGTTCTGGTACGCAAACTAATATGAATACCAATGAG gtAATTTCGAATCGTGCAATTGAAATACTAGGTGGTCAACTTGGATCGAAAAATCCTGTTCATCCGAATGATCATGTAAATAAATCTCAAAGTAGCAATGACACCTTTCCAACTGCAATGCATATAGCAGTTGCTTTGGAAATTAATAAGGTGCTTCTTCCTGGAATGCAGTGTTTGTGCGAAGCTTTACAGGCAAAAGCACAAGCATggaaagatattataaaaattggtagGACTCATACTCAGGATGCTGTGCCATTAACATTAGGTCAAGAATTTTCAG GATATGCAATGCAGATGAATAATGGTATTGCAAGGGTAAAAAGTACTCTTCCCAGATTGTATGAATTAGCGCTTGGTGGTACTGCAGTAGGTACTGGACTGAACACACCAAAGGGTTTTGCAGAAAAAGCAGCAGCAAAAATTGCAGAACTTACGTGTTTACCATTTGTGAGTGCTCCAAATAAATTTGAAGCTTTGGCAGCACATGATGCTATGGTAGAAGTGTCTGGTGCGCTTAATACCGTTGCAGTATCGCTTATGAAG ATAGCCAATGATATTCGATTCTTGGGAAGTGGACCACGTTGTGGTTTAGGGGAGTTATCTCTTCCTGAAAATGAACCAGGAAGTTCAATTATGCCTGGTAAAGTAAATCCGACACAGTGCGAAGCATTGACAATGGTTTGTTGTCAAGTAATGGGAAATCATGTTGCAACAACGGTTGCTGGAAGTAACGGTCACTTTGAGCTTAATGTATTTAAACCAGTCATAGTTGCAAATACACTGAGGTCTGCAAGGCTTCTGGGTGATGCGTGCGCTACGTTTACAAAGAATTGTGTTGCGGGCATCAAACCAAATAATGACAAGATTAATAAACTTCTTAATGAAAGTTTAATGCTTGTCACAGCATTAAATCCGCACATTGGTTATGATAAA GCTGCTGCAATTGCAAAGCAAGCTCACAAAGAGAATCTGACACTAAAGGAATCAGCATTGAAAAATGGTGTGACTGAAGAACAATTTAACAACTGGGTTAAACCCGAAAATATGATTGgtccaaaataa
- the LOC143175168 gene encoding uncharacterized protein LOC143175168 produces MMMMKQRLKRPSLNTLRSIASGGLVIAGFGFYNEFLYQRRLRQTKTYQRVLEILYDHEETKNHLGPPIKEGYVKFHDQRDNFKTFSFPLKGSNTKGILNCEYFLTEPDRQPVISKITFSDLSDQIFTLYKNE; encoded by the exons atgatgatgatgaagcaAAGGTTAAAG AGACCTTCGTTAAATACTTTAAGAAGTATTGCTTCTGGAGGTTTGGTGATTGCAGGTTTTGGAttctataatgaatttttatatcaaagAAGACTTCGACAAACAAAAACTTATCAGAGAGTATTAGAAATACTTTATGATCACGAGGAGACCAAAAACCACTTAGGGCCACCAATAAAGGAAGGATACGTAAAATTCCATGACCAACGAGACAATTTTAAAACCTTTTCATTTCCTCTAAAAGGATCAAATACAAAAGGCATATTAAATTGTGAATACTTCCTTACGGAACCAGATAGACAACCAGTGATATCAAAGATTACATTTTCTGATCTGTCCGATCAAATTTTTACACTTTATAAAAACGaatag
- the LOC116428424 gene encoding acyl-CoA:lysophosphatidylglycerol acyltransferase 1 isoform X2, with protein MTLPNIKKVISKVLTFIKCIARIGFVILNNVYCIPTYVVWMTLLFPVKVYQPQVYWRIEGLFFHWLLAMVSMWTWSAGYDIIEQGDDIQKIISERTLVIANHQSTGDVPILMTTFNAKPNVLPNLMWIMDRVFKFTNFGIVSILHHDFFIVSGRKKREESLKQLEKHLKESYIPLNREWMVLFPEGGFLCKRRETSQKYAKKNNLPILENVTLPRFGALWTIFDTLGPSQNNNRSNQQLDNRASMTVAKPEINWVLDITIAYPQGKPIDLPTIITGSRPPCETVLFYRVFPSSVVPREPELLSKWLYDRWVEKEALLDNFYKYGTFVGTQASPNEGSKIQQDPLRFLVLHLFFITSSYIHYNLFTYMLSCFW; from the exons ATGACTCTACCGAATATTAAGAA GGTAATCAGTAAAGTATTgacttttataaaatgtattgcTCGAATTGGCTTTGTGATATTAAACAATGTTTACTGTATACCAACATATGTAGTATGGATGACACTATTGTTCCCTGTCAAAGTCTATCAGCCTCAAGTATACTGGCGGATCGAAGGGCTATTTTTTCATTGGCTATTAGCAATGGTATCCATGTGGACTTGGTCTGCAGGCTACGACa TAATAGAACAAGGTGATgatatacaaaaaattattagcGAAAGGACGTTAGTAATAGCGAATCATCAAAGTACCGGTGATGTTCCTATACTAATGACAACATTTAATGCGAAACCAAATGTATTACCTAATCTGATGTGGATTATGGACAgagtttttaaatttacaaacttTGGAATAGTTTCTATTTTACATCATGACTTCTTTATAGTGTCT GGTCGtaagaagagagaagaaagcTTAAAGCAATTAGAGAAACACTTGAAGGAATCGTACATTCCACTTAATAGAGAATGGATGGTTCTGTTTCCAGAGGGCGGTTTTTTATGCAAAAGGAGGGAGACCTCGCAAAAATATGCTAAGAAAAATAATCTTCCTATTCTGGAAAATGTAACTCTGCCACGTTTTGGAGCATTGTGGACTATATTTGATACACTTGGTCCATCACAGAATAATAATAGATCAAATCAACAATTAGATAATAGAgcaa GTATGACAGTAGCAAAACCTGAAATCAATTGGGTTCTTGATATAACAATAGCATATCCTCAAGGTAAACCGATCGATTTACCTACAATTATAACTGGTTCTAGACCACCGTGTGAAACagtactgttttatagagtctttCCTAGTTCAGTG GTTCCTCGGGAACCAGAATTATTATCGAAATGGTTGTATGATAGGTGGGTTGAAAAAGAAGCACTTTTGGATAACTTTTATAAGTATGGAACATTTGTTGGTACACAAGCATCACCCAATGAAGGTTCCAAGATCCAACAGGATCCATTAAGATTCCTAGtccttcatttattttttataacatcTAGTTATATTCATTACAATTTGTTTACATATATGCTCTCTTGCTTCTGGTAA